In Myripristis murdjan chromosome 18, fMyrMur1.1, whole genome shotgun sequence, the sequence NNNNNNNNNNNNNNNNNNNNNNNNNNNNNNNNNNNNNNNNNNNNNNNNNNNNNNNNNNNNNNNNNNNNNNNNNNNNNNNNNNNNNNNNNNNNNNNNNNNNNNNNNNNNNNNNNNNNNNNNNNNNNNNNNNNNNNNNNNNNNNNNNNNNNNNNNNNNNNNNNNNNNNNNNNNNNNNNNNNNNNNNNNNNNNNNNNNNNNNNNNNNNNNNNNNNNNNNNNNNNNNNNNNNNNNNNNNNNNNNNNNNNNNNNNNNNNNNNNNNNNNNNNNNNNNNNNNNNNNNNNNNNNNNNNNNNNNNNNNNNNNNNNNNNNNNNNNNNNNNNNNNNNNNNNNNNNNNNNNNNNNNNNNNNNNNNNNNNNNNNNNNNNNNNNNNNNNNNNNNNNNNNNNNNNNNNNNNNNNNNNNNNNNNNNNNNNNNNNNNNNNNNNNNNNNNNNNNNNNNNNNNNNNNNNNNNNNNNNNNNNNNNNNNNNNNNNNNNNNNNNNNNNNNNNNNNNNNNNNNNNNNNNNNNNNNNNNNNNNNNNNNNNNNNNNNNNNNNNNNNNNNNNNNNNNNNNNNNNNNNNNNNNNNNNNNNNNNNNNNNNNNNNNNNNNNNNNNNNNNNNNNNNNNNNNNNNNNNNNNNNNNNNNNNNNNNNNNNNNNNNNNNNNNNNNNNNNNNNNNNNNNNNNNNNNNNNNNNNNNNNNNNNNNNNNNNNNNNNNNNNNNNNNNNNNNNNNNNNNNNNNNNNNNNNNNNNNNNNNNNNNNNNNNNNNNNNNNNNNNNNNNNNNNNNNNNNNNNNNNNNNNNNNNNNNNNNNNNNNNNNNNNNNNNNNNNNNNNNNNNNNNNNNNNNNNNNNNNNNNNNNNNNNNNNNNNNNNNNNNNNNNNNNNNNNNNNNNNNNNNNNNNNNNNNNNNNNNNNNNNNNNNNNNNNNNNNNNNNNNNNNNNNNNNNNNNNNNNNNNNNNNNNNNNNNNNNNNNNNNNNNNNNNNNNNNNNNNNNNNNNNNNNNNNNNNNNNNNNNNNNNNNNNNNNNNNNNNNNNNNNNNNNNNNNNNNNNNNNNNNNNNNNNNNNNNNNNNNNNNNNNNNNNNNNNNNNNNNNNNNNNNNNNNNNNNNNNNNNNNNNNNNNNNNNNNNNNNNNNNNNNNNNNNNNNNNNNNNNNNNNNNNNNNNNNNNNNNNNNNNNNNNNNNNNNNNNNNNNNNNNNNNNNNNNNNNNNNNNNNNNNNNNNNNNNNNNNNNNNNNNNNNNNNNNNNNNNNNNNNNNNNNNNNNNNNNNNNNNNNNNNNNNNNNNNNNNNNNNNNNNNNNNNNNNNNNNNNNNNNNNNNNNNNNNNNNNNNNNNNNNNNNNNNNNNNNNNNNNNNNNNNNNNNNNNNNNNNNNNNNNNNNNNNNNNNNNNNNNNNNNNNNNNNNNNNNNNNNNNNNNNNNNNNNNNNNNNNNNNNNNNNNNNNNNNNNNNNNNNNNNNNNNNNNNNNNNNNNNNNNNNNNNNNNNNNNNNNNNNNNNNNNNNNNNNNNNNNNNNNNNNNNNNNNNNNNNNNNNNNNNNNNNNNNNNNNNNNNNNNNNNNNNNNNNNNNNNNNNNNNNNNNNNNNNNNNNNNNNNNNNNNNNNNNNNNNNNNNNNNNNNNNNNNNNNNNNNNNNNNNNNNNNNNNNNNNNNNNNNNNNNNNNNNNNNNNNNNNNNNNNNNNNNNNNNNNNNNNNNNNNNNNNNNNNNNNNNNNNNNNNNNNNNNNNNNNNNNNNNNNNNNNNNNNNNNNNNNNNNNNNNNNNNNNNNNNNNNNNNNNNNNNNNNNNNNNNNNNNNNNNNNNNNNNNNNNNNNNNNNNNNNNNNNNNNNNNNNNNNNNNNNNNNNNNNNNNNNNNNNNNNNNNNNNNNNNNNNNNNNNNNNNNNNNNNNNNNNNNNNNNNNNNNNNNNNNNNNNNNNNNNNNNNNNNNNNNNNNNNNNNNNNNNNNNNNNNNNNNNNNNNNNNNNNNNNNNNNNNNNNNNNNNNNNNNNNNNNNNNNNNNNNNNNNNNNNNNNNNNNNNNNNNNNNNNNNNNNNNNNNNNNNNNNNNNNNNNNNNNNNNNNNNNNNNNNNNNNNNNNNNNNNNNNNNNNNNNNNNNNNNNNNNNNNNNNNNNNNNNNNNNNNNNNNNNNNNNNNNNNNNNNNNNNNNNNNNNNNNNNNNNNNNNNNNNNNNNNNNNNNNNNNNNNNNNNNNNNNNNNNNNNNNNNNNNNNNNNNNNNNNNNNNNNNNNNNNNNNNNNNNNNNNNNNNNNNNNNNNNNNNNNNNNNNNNNNNNNNNNNNNNNNNNNNNNNNNNNNNNNNNNNNNNNNNNNNNNNNNNNNNNNNNNNNNNNNNNNNNNNNNNNNNNNNNNNNNNNNNNNNNNNNNNNNNNNNNNNNNNNNNNNNNNNNNNNNNNNNNNNNNNNNNNNNNNNNNNNNNNNNNNNNNNNNNNNNNNNNNNNNNNNNNNNNNNNNNNNNNNNNNNNNNNNNNNNNNNNNNNNNNNNNNNNNNNNNNNNNNNNNNNNNNNNNNNNNNNNNNNNNNNNNNNNNNNNNNNNNNNNNNNNNNNNNNNNNNNNNNNNNNNNNNNNNNNNNNNNNNNNNNNNNNNNNNNNNNNNNNNNNNNNNNNNNNNNNNNNNNNNNNNNNNNNNNNNNNNNNNNNNNNNNNNNNNNNNNNNNNNNNNNNNNNNNNNNNNNNNNNNNNNNNNNNNNNNNNNNNNNNNNNNNNNNNNNNNNNNNNNNNNNNNNNNNNNNNNNNNNNNNNNNNNNNNNNNNNNNNNNNNNNNNNNNNNNNNNNNNNNNNNNNNNNNNNNNNNNNNNNNNNNNNNNNNNNNNNNNNNNNNNNNNNNNNNNNNNNNNNNNNNNNNNNNNNNNNNNNNNNNNNNNNNNNNNNNNNNNNNNNNNNNNNNNNNNNNNNNNNNNNNNNNNNNNNNNNNNNNNNNNNNNNNNNNNNNNNNNNNNNNNNNNNNNNNNNNNNNNNNNNNNNNNNNNNNNNNNNNNNNNNNNNNNNNNNNNNNNNNNNNNNNNNNNNNNNNNNNNNNNNNNNNNNNNNNNNNNNNNNNNNNNNNNNNNNNNNNNNNNNNNNNNNNNNNNNNNNNNNNNNNNNNNNNNNNNNNNNNNNNNNNNNNNNNNNNNNNNNNNNNNNNNNNNNNNNNNNNNNNNNNNNNNNNNNNNNNNNNNNNNNNNNNNNNNNNNNNNNNNNNNNNNNNNNNNNNNNNNNNNNNNNNNNNNNNNNNNNNNNNNNNNNNNNNNNNNNNNNNNNNNNNNNNNNNNNNNNNNNNNNNNNNNNNNNNNNNNNNNNNNNNNNNNNNNNNNNNNNNNNNNNNNNNNNNNNNNNNNNNNNNNNNNNNNNNNNNNNNNNNNNNNNNNNNNNNNNNNNNNNNNNNNNNNNNNNNNNNNNNNNNNNNNNNNNNNNNNNNNNNNNNNNNNNNNNNNNNNNNNNNNNNNNNNNNNNNNNNNNNNNNNNNNNNNNNNNNNNNNNNNNNNNNNNNNNNNNNNNNNNNNNNNNNNNNNNNNNNNNNNNNNNNNNNNNNNNNNNNNNNNNNNNNNNNNNNNNNNNNNNNNNNNNNNNNNNNNNNNNNNNNNNNNNNNNNNNNNNNNNNNNNNNNNNNNNNNNNNNNNNNNNNNNNNNNNNNNNNNNNNNNNNNNNNNNNNNNNNNNNNNNNNNNNNNNNNNNNNNNNNNNNNNNNNNNNNNNNNNNNNNNNNNNNNNNNNNNNNNNNNNNNNNNNNNNNNNNNNNNNNNNNNNNNNNNNNNNNNNNNNNNNNNNNNNNNNNNNNNNNNNNNNNNNNNNNNNNNNNNNNNNNNNNNNNNNNNNNNNNNNNNNNNNNNNNNNNNNNNNNNNNNNNNNNNNNNNNNNNNNNNNNNNNNNNNNNNNNNNNNNNNNNNNNNNNNNNNNNNNNNNNNNNNNNNNNNNNNNNNNNNNNNNNNNNNNNNNNNNNNNNNNNNNNNNNNNNNNNNNNNNNNNNNNNNNNNNNNNNNNNNNNNNNNNNNNNNNNNNNNNNNNNNNNNNNNNNNNNNNNNNNNNNNNNNNNNNNNNNNNNNNNNNNNNNNNNNNNNNNNNNNNNNNNNNNNNNNNNNNNNNNNNNNNNNNNNNNNNNNNNNNNNNNNNNNNNNNNNNNNNNNNNNNNNNNNNNNNNNNNNNNNNNNNNNNNNNNNNNNNNNNNNNNNNNNNNNNNNNNNNNNNNNNNNNNNNNNNNNNNNNNNNNNNNNNNNNNNNNNNNNNNNNNNNNNNNNNNNNNNNNNNNNNNNNNNNNNNNNNNNNNNNNNNNNNNNNNNNNNNNNNNNNNNNNNNNNNNNNNNNNNNNNNNNNNNNNNNNNNNNNNNNNNNNNNNNNNNNNNNNNNNNNNNNNNNNNNNNNNNNNNNNNNNNNNNNNNNNNNNNNNNNNNNNNNNNNNNNNNNNNNNNNNNNNNNNNNNNNNNNNNNNNNNNNNNNNNNNNNNNNNNNNNNNNNNNNNNNNNNNNNNNNNNNNNNNNNNNNNNNNNNNNNNNNNNNNNNNNNNNNNNNNNNNNNNNNNNNNNNNNNNNNNNNNNNNNNNNNNNNNNNNNNNNNNNNNNNNNNNNNNNNNNNNNNNNNNNNNNNNNNNNNNNNNNNNNNNNNNNNNNNNNNNNNNNNNNNNNNNNNNNNNNNNNNNNNNNNNNNNNNNNNNNNNNNNNNNNNNNNNNNNNNNNNNNNNNNNNNNNNNNNNNNNNNNNNNNNNNNNNNNNNNNNNNNNNNNNNNNNNNNNNNNNNNNNNNNNNNNNNNNNNNNNNNNNNNNNNNNNNNNNNNNNNNNNNNNNNNNNNNNNNNNNNNNNNNNNNNNNNNNNNNNNNNNNNNNNNNNNNNNNNNNNNNNNNNNNNNNNNNNNNNNNNNNNNNNNNNNNNNNNNNNNNNNNNNTTGTTTtgactgcaacagaaaaaaaaaaaaaacgtgaaaagtgatttttaaaaatattctgATGGAAGTGATGAAACGTCCtcctcagtctgagcagcagacaaaacaaatgaatttgataaagatatgaacagagaaagcTTATCCTGAATTATAACTATATTCAAAAATGAGCTTTATCAACAAACTGATTAGGAACCATTTCTtccataaataaaatcaataaatcaataacaacATGGCAAATCCAGAATAtttactgttttcatttcagcactCGCCAAGGCAGAAGTGACACaagctttattaaaaatgattaaaaacctCAATAAATATCACATAGAAGTGTTagtaaaacaaagacacaggtTTCCTGctgtcatctttctttttttttttttttcgtctcaGACTCGCGGAGCCAGAACCCTTCAGTCCCGGTTCTTTACGTTTCCTCCAACATTCGACTCAACTCTGAAAAACTACAACTCCCATCATGCAGCCTGCACACAGCCGACAGCACAGCCGGAACTAAAGTGCCTCGAGAAAACAAAGCTGTTGTAACAAATGACAGAAGAACTACAACTCCCAGCATTCACAGCAACATGtagtgaggaggggggggtcacataaaaagtgcaaaatataaagttaagaaaaaaactGGATTAATGAGAGAATTATCTCCTTAATGTAGAAAAAGAcggtgtttttgtttcttctcaGGTGAAAAACTTAAAGGTTCTGTGTGTGAACAGAGACGGGCCGAACTCAAGATGTGTCACTCGGTAGctagtttaaaaaacaaaacaaacaacacaacacaacaaccaTTGAACTACTCAGAATGTTAATCATGTGACatctttttcaaaactttttaaaaatcttttggTTTAGTGTGATGATCTTAAACAGGAAGTGAGCTTTTAGGACAGGaagttaaacaaaaacaaaacaaaacaaacaaacaaaaacaaaacaaaacaaacaaaacaaaaaacaaaacaaaaacaaaacaaaactacagtTTTTCCATGTAAAGCTGGTGATGAAAGAAGCTACTGAGTGAGACATCTTGCTTCTGCCCCATCTCTGCTGCGGCTGCACGTGCTCAGTAGCGACCGAGTattcaaacacaacactgtgatcaacagggagagtgtgtgtgtccctgtgttagtgtgtgttgtgtgtgtgtgtgtgtgtctgtgtgtgtgtgtgtgtgagtattgtgtgcgtgtgtgtgtgtgtgtgtgtgtgtgtcagtctgtcaggacGAAGGCTCGGCTCAGGACGAGCTCTGTCTTGGCTCCGCCCAGATGACACGCCTCCAGGAGGCACACcagcctctgattggtcagctggGCTGCCGTGCCGATGAGtcagctggaggagaagagaggaggcagaccttcatcatcatcatcatcatcatcatcatcatcattactctGTCAGCTAATTCAcctccatctccatcatcatcattgtcattgttgagtgtatgaaggtgtgtgtgtgtgtgtgtgtggtgtgtgtgtgtgctgacctggtgccggtgcgtgtgtgtgatgcgAAGGCTCCGTGGGACAGGATGGAGATCCAGGAGTtggagtgtgaggaggaggaggagggaggaggagggaggaagagcgCGTCCAGCAGGAGGCCgtctgtcagagctgagagGACACCAgttaggccacgcccactcacACCctggacactgtgtgtgtgtgtgtgtgtgtgtgtgtgtgtgagtacctCTCAGTCTCAGTGTGTAGTGGCTCTGGAGGGCGGAGTCAAACTGCCCGTCCCTCAGCCGTCCGCCCTCGCCACGGCGACCGCCTGCTCCTCCCTGCGGGCGTGGCTGTAGCGCAGCGGCAGCGTTTCCGCAGCAACGGGCTGGAAGGCGGGGACGAGCGGAGCGGTGACGAAGGACGAGCGTTCGTCGTCGCCGTGGGCGACGGCCTCACCTtcgtcatcgtcatcgtcgTTTTCTATAAACTCCATGGAGGCTTCGAACAAGacgactggagagagagacaggcagatttactgtctccacacacacaccacacacacacacacacactctcacacacctcaacacacacacacacacactcacacacactcacctgtctGGTTGTGCTGCAGCGGCTGCAGAGTGACCAGAGGGAGTCTGCAGAGACACAAAGGCAGAgatacatcatcatcaccatcaccatcatcatcatcatcatcatcatcatcatcatcatcaccatcaccatcatcatcatcatcacataacatcatcaccatcatcatcatcatcatcatcacatcatcacatcatccatcattcaccatcatcatcatcatcataatcatcatcaccatcacatcatcaccatcacatcatcatcatcatcatcatcatcatcatcacatcatcatcaccatcatcatcatcaccatcaccatcatcatcatcacatcatcatcatcaccatcacatcatcatcatcatcatcatcacatcatcatcatcatcaccatcatcatcatcaccatcaccatcatcatcatcatcaccaccatcatcaccatcatcatcaccatcatcatcatcatcatcaccatcatcacatcatctcatcatcatcaccactcatcatcaccacatcacatcatcatcatcatcacaccatcatcacatcatcatcatcatcatcaccaccaccatcatcatcaccatcatcatcatcatcatcaccatcatcatcatcatcatcatcatcatcatcatcatcaccaccaccatcatcatcaccatcatcatcatctttatcaccatcatcatcatcattatcaccatcatcatcatcattatcatcatcattatcataaagGTGCTTCATGTTAATGAGCTGTTTGATCTTAAACAAAACCTatcacatttgattcatttactttaattacttctatgttttgatttattttctccaAAGTAACAATACTCacgtttattagtttatttatgcactttttaatatttgtatttatttgtttactttctCATTATCATAACGTTTCTCCAGCACAATCTGAATTCATTTATAGATTCATTTATTCTGGAAATGTCTGACTGactctctgcagacacacagaagctctctcctcctccactgcccCCGCCCCCCTGCCCCTCCAGCCAATCAACTGCCTCTCACCTCTCACCTCCTGACCGCTCTGTGCCggaagccccgcccccaacatcctgttttcaacaggaaatacatcacacgcacacaggaaGTGCCTTCACCTCCTGAACTCacctcttcctcgtcctctgCGCCTGTCGCTGCTCTGCTTCCTCTTACACAGCTTcctgcgcacgcacacacacacacacacacacacacacacgcatgcacacacacacacacacacacaccacagaaaacgtctcatttcactttaaaatgacaattttaAACACAATGTACACTGTGTCCATGACAaccaatgtgtgtgttgtgtgtgggtgtgtgtgtgtgtgtgtgtgtgtgtgtgtgtgtgtgtgcgtgtgtgtgcgtctcacCCTGGACTGATGGCTGTGGCCGGAGAGGACGgcgagagatggagggaggagggagagaaggaggggtgAGGAGGCAGCCGGGACGAGCgaggggtggaggagagagaggggagacggaggaggtggaggaggagggtgggcggggagggggggaggggcggggggggaggaggggggagggaggaggccgtggagagcaagaggagaaaggaaggggaggaggaggaggaggagagagacgagGCTCTGTCCATCCACAGGAGACACCGAtcctcctgagagagagagagagagagaagagatagagagagagagagagagagaggagagacagagagagagagagagagagagagacagggagtgaGATTTGGGTTTCATTGTCCAATCACATCAGCAGGGAGGTGGGATTTCTGCAGTGacttgacggagccaggctaacgactccctaaacttcaagtctttatgctaagctaagctaacaggaaatgccacGTCCAGTCTCAGTCTTATTGTTAAGTCCATATTTTCCTGTCTGGTGAAAATCTAAAGTCAAACTAATCATTCACAATATCTGATCAGTGATCAGCGATGAAAAGGTGCTGAACGTTTTTGACGGTttattcttcttatttattcttttatgaTTATATAACGACTGTTTGTTTAGTGGATTTGAACTCTGATTGTCTCgcagattttatattttttatcttttctaattatttttttattttctattgacATTTTATGGTGtcatagtttttattgttttatatttttatataatttgtAAATCTCatacacttttgtttttttattttttttttttctcggatattattagtattttttaattgttttatatgtgtaactgtgtgtgtgtgtgtgtgtgtgtgtgtgtgtgtgtgagcgtcaCCTCTCCTCTGCGGCAGTACATGACCATGGTAACGGTTGCCTGGATACAGAAGCTGCGTCGCTCCCGGTAACACATTCGCTCCAACTCCATCTGAAGCTCCGCCCCCGCAGGAAGCCTggttcacctgcacacacacacacacaccacacacacaccacacacacacaacacgagCTTGAGAGGTGCTGTTCTGCACCTTGAACGtgtgtgaaacacacacacacaacacaccacacacaacacagcgaCTACCTCTCTCCTTCATGTACGTTTCCAAGGAGACGGGAGGGGCGGGTACGTGAAGAATCCTCCAACCACGCGGCTCAGCACCTGTCCGTCATCCTGGATCCTCAGCCATTGGAGGAACTGCTGAACTGGGCGGAGCTTCCGGTACGGCATCTCTGAGTGGTGGCCCAGACCTgccaatcaaccaatcaggcGTGAGGAAGCCGCCCAGCtgaaggtcagtgtgtgttacctgtgtgtgtgtgtgtgtgtgtgtcacctgtgcagtacacctgtgtgtatgtgctgttgGTCAGGTAGTAGCACCTGTCCGTCCGCTCGGCAGATCTGATCAGCTTCAGTCTGGTGCAAACaaccactgacactgacacacacacacacacacacacacacacacacacacacactgatgtatcACAGTCCAACAGCATTAGAAACTGATGATTACAATGTGtaacagactgtgtgtgtgtgtggtgtgtgtgtgtgtgtgtgtgtgtgtgtgtgtgtggggtgtgtgtgtgtgtctcacggGGGTGGAGCCTGCGGTGCGTCTCAGGTTGAGATGTGGAGAACAGCTTAACCATGATTGGCTGCTCGCTGGTCCCGTCCTCCAATCGCAGCCACCGATACTCCAAGAGCTCCGCCCCCTGCCCGCctgccacagaaaacacacacacacacacacacacacacacacacacacacacacacacacacacggtcatgTAAGTCAGGTGTGTTTGGGCCTGATCCTTGATCcttgttaccatggtgaccGTCACCTTTGCTCCTGACTCGCTCCGCCGCCGCCCGAGAACGTCCCAGGCCGATGACATCACACAGGTTGCCATGGGGATGATCCAGGAGGTCCACCTGTGGGAAACAGGAAACGTGTGAAGGAGaagagggcagtgtgtgtgtgtgtgtgtgtgtgtgtgtgtgtgtgttgtacccGCTGTAGAAGTTGTAGGTCGGCGTCGGAGGCAGGTAGTCAGCAGAACAGAGGATTCTGGGAGGATGGAGATCCGAGCAGCAGGATTCCGGCTGTTAACACTGATCTCtatggagagagggggagaggggtcGCTAGGGTgcttctaggtggttgctatggtgattcAAGGCAGTTGCTGTGGTATGTGAGGTGGGTTCTATGTGTATTATTTGGTTGCTTTGTTGTTTCTATTTGACTGCTACAGCATAAtagatggttgctatggtgctTCTACGTGGTTTCTATGATGGGCAAAGTAGTTGCTAGGGTGCTCCTCTGAGGTTGTTATGGTGTAGTAAGTAGTTGCTAGGGTGCTTCTCTGAGGTTTCTATGGTGTAGTAAGTAGTTGCTAGGGTGCCTCTAGGTGGTTGCAATGGTGTACTACGTGGTTGCGATGTTGTTTGTATATTGTTGCTGTGGCATAATAGCTGGTTGCTGTGGTGCACTAGGTGTTTTCGCTAGGGTGcctctaggtggttgctatggtgcttCAAGGAGGTTTCATGGGACTTGTAGGTGGTTACTATGGTGTATGAAGTGGGTTCTAGGGTATACTATATGGTTGCTATGCTGTTTCTATGTGGCAACTATGGTGCAATAGGTGGTTGCTATTGtgtactaggtggttgctagggtgtatTAAGTGGTTGCTTTGGTGTTtcaaggtggttgctatggtgcttCTAggtagttgctatggtgttctagGCGGTGTGCTGTGGTGTACTAGTTGGTTGCTATGGCGTTCTAGGCGGTTGCTGTGGTGTACTAGTTGGTTGCTATTGTGTTCTAGGCGGTTGTATGTAattgatggttgctagggtgcaTTAAGTGGTTGTTATGGTGTAACAGGTAGCTGATGTAATGTAACAGATGATTGCTAtagggtggttgctagggtctTTCcaagtggttgctatggtgtttttcagcagcatgaacagcagtgtgaatgtatctttctgtgtgtgtgtgtgtgtgtgtgtgtgtgtacctatgTCGGCCGGCTCCACCTGGTAGCGTTGCTTCACTCGGTAGCGGCTCAGCCGGAGGATCTGACCCGGCTTCACACAGCGAtaccagctgacacacacactgttccagcacacacacacttcctgtcccGTCACACACCTCCAACactgcctgagagagagagagagagagagagagagagagaggagagaagagaagtgcAGAGTTGAACTAAGCCTAATGGAATAAACTGTTTGTacgtactgtgtgtgtgtgtgtgtgtgtgtgtgtgtgtgtgtgtgtgtgtgtgtgcactgaccTTATACGGACATTCACAGTTTCGGTCTGTTTTCCCATAATACATCAGGTGTGACTTGTTGATGATGCGTACGATCAGCTGATGCATGACTACACCCCCAATGCCGCCACGGCGACCAGACAGGAAGGCTTCAcgcaactcacacacactcacaccaggGCACAaagctgtgacacacacacacacacacacacacacacagtttatttaaaaagtgtATTTGTATCAACATTTAAATCTAAAACATGAATATTCAAATGTAAATAATGATCATCAAATCAAAAAGCCCCGCCCCTAccgtcctcatcctcctcctgctcttcctcctcccactcctcttcctcgccgTCGTCGGGGGGCGGAGCTTCTCTCCACGCCTCCCCGCTGTAGTCCGTGTTGTTCCACAGAGGCAGGAACGTGCTCCTATTGGCTCTCAGAGGAACCGGCGGTcctatcagccaatcacaaaccACGAAGTTTTAATGAAGATGttgctgctgttctgttttgaccgtgtgatgatgtcaccatgATGTCACCGTGATGTCATGTGGCGGTACCTGCTGGCTGCAAGGAGCCGTACCACGGCAGAGAGTCCCGCCCCCCTGCGGCTGCGTCATCTTcatcgccctcctcctcctcgtcctcctcgccATCGACCTCCACGCTGAGCAGCCTgaagctgctgcacacacacacacacacacacacacacacacacacacacacagaaagctgttagcatcacatgtacacactgagacacacacacacacacacacacacacacacacacacactgaaccctacaatcaggaggaaaaaagttacataaataaataaataaataaatgaataaaacacaaataaataaaaatcagaaaatttccaaaatgtaaGTGAAAAAAGTTGTGGAACCTATTtatttgatatatttatttaaaatgaaattagaaGAAAGTTACccaaaaaatggcaaaaacattaccataaaataaaataaaataaaatgaaataaaataaaataaaaagaattaaattaaattaaattaaattaatctgaaaattaaaaaaaaaaagaaaaaaaattcaaatgacaaCTTATCGATCAATCGACTGATCATCCCAGGGCTCGCTGATAAAGAACAGACTGTCTccatctcacctgtctctctgccacctgtctctctctctcacctgtccccctctcacctgtctctctctcacctgtctctctgccacctgtctctctctcacacctgtctctctctctcacctgtctccctctcacctgtctctctctcacacctgtctctctctctcacctgtctccctctcacttgtctccctctcacctgtctctctctcacctgtctccctctcacctgtctccctctcacttgtctccctctcacctgtctccttttccctgtctctctcccacctgtctttctcccacctgtctctctctcacctgtctgtctctcaccttctccctctcacctgtctctctctcacctgtctctctgccacctGTCTCActcacctgtctccctctcacatGTCTTTCTCccacctgtctccctctcacctgtctctctcccacctgtctccctctcacctgtctctctca encodes:
- the LOC115376954 gene encoding LOW QUALITY PROTEIN: RPA-related protein RADX (The sequence of the model RefSeq protein was modified relative to this genomic sequence to represent the inferred CDS: inserted 6 bases in 5 codons; substituted 1 base at 1 genomic stop codon); its protein translation is MAAPGCVLHRTLTRSRPGPTQAASSSPSSSSCSPAVCREVLWVLHLQRYTRDQGASVYFPQAVLHGEDLYDVTVTDGDCRLRVTLDPGLNRLAERNLLRPGAALRHATFTTTMTAPGGERDSSFRLLSVEVDGEEDEEEEGDEDDAAAGGRDSLPWYGSLQPAGPPVPLRANRSTFLPLWNNTDYSGEAWREAPPPDDGEEEEWEEEEQEEDEDALCPGVSVCELREAFLSGRRGGIGGVVMHQLIVRIINKSHLMYYGKTDRNCECPYKAVLEVCDGTGSVCVXWNSVCVSWYRCVKPGQILRLSRYRVKQRYQVEPADIEISVNSRNPAARISILPESSXSADYLPPTPTYNFYSGYNTHTHTHTHTHTLPSSPSHVSCFPQVDLLDHPHGNLCDVIGLGRSRAAAERVRSKGGQGAELLEYRWLRLEDGTSEQPIMVKLFSTSQPETHRRLHPLSVVVCTRLKLIRSAERTDRCYYLTNSTYTQVYCTGLGHHSEMPYRKLRPVQQFLQWLRIQDDGQVLSRVVGGFFTYPXPPVSLETYMKERGSEPGFLXGAELQMELERMCYRERRSFCIQATVTMVMYCRRGEEDRCLLWMDRASSLSSSSSSPSFLLLLSTASSLPPPPPPPLPPSPPTLLLHLLRLPSLSSTPRSSRLPPHPSFSPSSLHLSPSSPATAISPGKLCKRKQSSDRRRGRGRDSLWSLCSRCSTTRQVSVFVLFEASMEFIENDDDDDEGEAVAHGDDERSSFVTAPLVPAFQPVAAETLPLRYSHARREEQAVAVAXGGRLRDGQFDSALQSHYTLRLRALTDGLLLDALFLPPPPSSSSSHSNSWISILSHGAFASHTRLPPLFSSSXLIGTAAQLTNQRLVCLLEACHLGGAKTELVLSRAFVLTD